From Candidatus Woesearchaeota archaeon, one genomic window encodes:
- a CDS encoding 50S ribosomal protein L34e produces the protein MVSGKYKTKRFRKVFIKTPGARTIVHYRQRKVNLPKCAECKTPLKGMPKLLSSQFKNLSKSKKTTNRPYGGNLCSACMRSKLKQKAREM, from the coding sequence ATGGTAAGCGGAAAATATAAAACAAAAAGGTTCAGAAAAGTCTTTATAAAGACACCTGGTGCCAGGACTATTGTGCATTACAGACAAAGAAAGGTAAATTTACCTAAATGCGCAGAATGTAAAACTCCATTAAAAGGCATGCCTAAATTACTTAGCTCTCAATTTAAAAATTTATCTAAAAGTAAAAAAACAACTAATAGGCCATACGGCGGAAATTTGTGTTCTGCTTGTATGAGATCTAAATTAAAACAAAAAGCAAGAGAAATGTAA
- a CDS encoding 50S ribosomal protein L19e, protein MRLTSQKRLAGIIFKRSPKKIKVDSSRLAEIKECITKADIRALIIDKAIFAKPVQKSSKGRIRKKLAQKRKGRQSGGGSKKGTKNARSPRKRVWINKIRKQRVFLNELREKELLDRKGYRDLYLKAKGGLFRSREHLKLYINEKNYIKIKNK, encoded by the coding sequence ATGAGACTTACCTCACAAAAAAGACTTGCAGGAATAATCTTTAAACGTTCACCGAAGAAGATTAAAGTAGATTCAAGCAGGTTAGCTGAGATTAAAGAGTGTATTACTAAAGCGGATATTAGGGCTTTAATTATAGATAAAGCGATATTTGCTAAGCCAGTTCAAAAGTCTTCAAAAGGACGAATTAGAAAAAAATTGGCTCAAAAAAGAAAAGGCCGCCAATCGGGAGGTGGTTCAAAAAAAGGAACTAAAAATGCCAGGTCTCCTAGAAAACGAGTCTGGATAAATAAAATTAGGAAACAGCGAGTTTTCTTAAATGAATTAAGAGAAAAAGAATTATTGGACAGAAAAGGGTACAGAGATTTATATTTAAAGGCAAAAGGCGGACTTTTCAGAAGCAGAGAACACTTAAAATTATATATTAATGAGAAAAACTACATTAAAATAAAAAATAAATGA
- a CDS encoding uL30 family ribosomal protein, whose amino-acid sequence MSKETIKRIALVLVRGRIDLNQKMLSTLDMLKLFRKNYCVVVNDTPANRGMAKKVKDYTTFGNIDDETYKLLIEKRGKEYTDRTSDKKNIIKYEGKFFVYGGKNYRSYFRLNAPKKGFGRKGIKVQFLIGGALGDRKEKINDLIRRMI is encoded by the coding sequence ATGAGCAAAGAGACTATTAAAAGGATAGCATTGGTTTTAGTTAGAGGAAGAATTGACTTAAATCAAAAAATGCTTAGTACCCTTGACATGTTAAAACTATTTAGGAAAAATTATTGCGTAGTCGTTAATGATACTCCGGCAAATAGAGGGATGGCTAAAAAAGTTAAGGATTATACAACATTTGGAAATATTGATGATGAAACCTATAAATTATTAATTGAAAAGCGCGGAAAAGAATATACTGATCGAACCTCTGATAAAAAAAATATAATAAAATACGAAGGCAAATTTTTTGTATATGGCGGCAAAAATTATAGATCTTATTTTAGATTAAATGCTCCAAAAAAAGGTTTTGGGAGAAAAGGAATTAAAGTTCAATTTTTAATTGGTGGGGCATTAGGGGACAGGAAAGAAAAGATTAATGATTTAATTCGAAGGATGATTTAA
- a CDS encoding 50S ribosomal protein L6, whose product MKIAEMVQKIEILEGIEIRLEGNLVKVKGPKGELQRNYASNTIKISKEEGVVMLKAKNATKREKTMMNTFKAHIKNMLRGVVEGHKYELKICSGHFPMNVSITGKEISVKNFLGEKVPRTFKIDKDIIVKLEGDKITVEGIDIEKCGQCAANIEKLTRITNRDRRIFQDGIWITSKSGKV is encoded by the coding sequence ATGAAAATCGCTGAAATGGTTCAAAAAATTGAAATACTGGAAGGTATTGAAATTAGATTAGAAGGTAATCTTGTAAAAGTAAAGGGCCCTAAAGGAGAGCTTCAGCGTAATTATGCAAGTAATACAATTAAGATTTCCAAAGAAGAGGGGGTTGTAATGTTAAAAGCTAAAAATGCGACAAAACGAGAAAAAACAATGATGAACACATTTAAAGCCCATATAAAAAATATGTTAAGGGGCGTAGTTGAAGGTCATAAATATGAATTAAAAATTTGTTCAGGCCATTTTCCGATGAATGTTTCAATTACAGGAAAAGAAATATCTGTTAAAAACTTTTTAGGGGAAAAAGTTCCAAGAACTTTTAAAATAGATAAAGATATTATTGTAAAATTAGAAGGGGATAAGATAACTGTAGAAGGCATTGATATTGAAAAGTGCGGGCAATGCGCGGCAAATATTGAAAAATTAACCCGTATAACAAACAGAGACAGGAGAATTTTCCAAGACGGTATTTGGATTACAAGTAAATCTGGAAAAGTATAA
- the secY gene encoding preprotein translocase subunit SecY has product MASLWNTIKENLPEVTSPTQKNLSFKEKLKWTSLVLSFYFVLGIIPLFGLGQNALTQFEYLSLILGAKFGTIISLGIGPIVTASIILQLLNGSGLIKFDLSSKAGKQNYGAIQKLSQYGFVLFEAIIYVFMGGFAPSPLYQGTALYFQLELLLIFQLLLGGLMIILMDEVCQKWGFGSGVSLFIAAGVSQQLFHRAFSWTASPTNPNISVGALPALFQSLAAGDPTTALLMGAGILSTIAIFAIVVYVQSMKVEIPLSFGRIRGHGIRWPLSFIYTSNIPVILIAAFMSTMQLWGRLLENWGYPILGTFSGNVPITGMVSWFNSPNLVQKLITRSLTFSDLSHSFVYILIMMFGSVVFSYFWVQTANMDAGSQAENIMKSGLQVPGFRKDKRVLEKLLDRYISPLTVMGAMIVGFLAAAADLSGALVSGTGLLLTVMIIYKLYESIAKTHMYDMHPALRKFME; this is encoded by the coding sequence ATGGCTAGTCTATGGAATACTATAAAAGAAAACCTCCCGGAGGTTACATCACCTACACAAAAAAATCTTTCTTTTAAAGAGAAACTTAAATGGACAAGTTTAGTTTTATCATTTTATTTTGTATTAGGTATAATTCCATTATTCGGTTTAGGCCAAAACGCGCTTACACAATTTGAATATTTATCACTTATCCTGGGTGCAAAGTTTGGTACAATTATCTCTTTAGGTATTGGTCCAATTGTAACAGCTTCGATTATTTTACAATTATTAAATGGTTCAGGCTTAATTAAATTTGATTTATCAAGCAAAGCAGGCAAACAAAATTATGGGGCCATACAAAAACTTTCACAATATGGTTTTGTACTTTTTGAAGCAATTATTTATGTATTTATGGGGGGCTTTGCGCCTTCTCCGTTATATCAAGGAACTGCATTATATTTTCAATTAGAACTGTTATTAATTTTCCAATTATTATTGGGCGGATTAATGATAATCCTAATGGATGAGGTATGTCAAAAATGGGGATTTGGTTCAGGGGTAAGTTTGTTTATTGCAGCCGGCGTAAGCCAACAACTATTTCATAGAGCTTTTAGTTGGACTGCTTCACCTACAAACCCAAATATATCTGTCGGAGCATTACCTGCTTTATTTCAGAGTTTAGCTGCGGGCGATCCTACAACGGCTTTGCTAATGGGTGCAGGGATATTGTCTACAATTGCAATTTTTGCTATTGTTGTTTATGTTCAATCAATGAAAGTTGAAATTCCATTATCATTTGGCAGAATCAGGGGTCATGGAATAAGATGGCCATTAAGTTTTATTTATACTTCCAATATTCCCGTAATTTTGATTGCTGCGTTTATGTCAACAATGCAGTTATGGGGGAGATTATTAGAAAATTGGGGTTACCCAATTTTAGGCACATTTTCAGGTAATGTTCCTATTACAGGGATGGTTTCTTGGTTTAATTCACCCAACCTTGTACAAAAATTAATTACCCGCAGTTTAACCTTTTCAGATTTATCACATTCATTTGTTTATATATTGATAATGATGTTTGGTTCAGTTGTATTCTCTTATTTTTGGGTACAGACAGCGAACATGGACGCAGGAAGTCAAGCTGAAAATATAATGAAGTCCGGCCTGCAAGTGCCGGGATTTAGAAAAGATAAAAGAGTTTTAGAAAAATTACTCGACAGATACATTTCACCTTTGACAGTAATGGGCGCTATGATAGTCGGATTTTTAGCTGCAGCTGCAGACTTGTCAGGCGCCTTGGTTTCAGGCACAGGACTTTTATTAACGGTTATGATAATCTATAAACTTTACGAGAGCATTGCAAAAACCCATATGTACGACATGCACCCTGCATTAAGGAAATTTATGGAGTAA
- a CDS encoding uL15 family ribosomal protein, with amino-acid sequence MTVNKRKKNSRMHGSHTHGWGAKKKHRGAGHRGGRGNAGTGKRADSKKPCIWALDYFGKYGFKKKNANIIKAINIHYLENHINSLLNLKKAVEKSNVFIIDLSKMGFNKLLSKGLVSKKFNITVDAATAKAIEKIEKAGGSVKVTLKSNKSESSKDKIMDLKDSK; translated from the coding sequence ATGACAGTGAACAAACGTAAAAAAAATAGTAGAATGCACGGATCCCATACTCACGGATGGGGCGCAAAAAAGAAACATAGAGGCGCAGGCCATCGCGGAGGCAGAGGCAATGCCGGTACGGGTAAACGCGCGGATTCAAAAAAGCCATGTATATGGGCTTTGGACTATTTTGGAAAATATGGCTTTAAAAAGAAAAATGCAAATATTATAAAAGCGATTAATATTCATTATTTGGAAAATCATATCAATAGCTTATTAAATCTTAAAAAAGCAGTTGAAAAGTCCAATGTGTTTATAATTGATTTATCCAAAATGGGATTCAACAAATTATTATCAAAAGGTTTGGTTTCTAAAAAGTTTAACATTACTGTCGATGCAGCAACTGCAAAAGCTATTGAAAAAATCGAAAAAGCGGGCGGTAGTGTTAAAGTTACATTAAAATCCAATAAATCTGAATCATCTAAAGATAAAATTATGGATCTAAAAGATTCTAAATAG
- a CDS encoding 50S ribosomal protein L18 codes for MTSKKDTLGYRRKREGKTNYKIRLALLKSKQPRLVIRKSLKNITAQVVEYYADGDKVIITADSKELKKNGWKVTANNLPAAYLTGLLLAKKALAKGIKKGIADFGLQRSTKGSKLYALIKGAIDGGFEIACSEEILPSDERVSGKHIEEFAKSLASDKKSYKKQFSAYLNSGTKPEELSKLFQKVKQQIMGA; via the coding sequence ATGACATCTAAGAAAGATACCCTGGGATATAGAAGAAAGCGTGAAGGCAAAACAAATTATAAAATTAGACTAGCCTTATTGAAAAGTAAACAACCGCGATTAGTAATTAGAAAATCTTTAAAAAACATCACTGCCCAAGTGGTTGAGTATTATGCAGATGGTGACAAAGTAATTATAACTGCGGATTCAAAGGAATTAAAAAAGAATGGCTGGAAAGTTACAGCTAATAACTTGCCTGCGGCATATTTAACTGGTTTATTATTAGCTAAAAAAGCTTTAGCTAAAGGCATAAAAAAAGGCATAGCTGATTTTGGTTTGCAAAGATCTACTAAAGGTTCGAAACTCTATGCATTAATTAAAGGCGCAATTGACGGAGGATTTGAAATTGCATGTTCAGAAGAAATACTTCCTTCCGACGAAAGAGTTTCCGGTAAACATATCGAAGAGTTTGCTAAATCTTTAGCAAGCGATAAAAAAAGCTATAAAAAACAGTTTTCAGCATATTTAAATTCAGGCACAAAACCTGAAGAACTTTCAAAATTATTCCAAAAAGTTAAACAACAAATAATGGGTGCTTAA
- a CDS encoding 50S ribosomal protein L14e, whose amino-acid sequence MMQVGRVCLKIAGRDANLQCVVVDTLNENYVLIDGQTRRKKCNIKHLEPLNKTLNIKKKASHSDVIKAFKDLKIEILEKKTKSEKTVKPSKKRKSLIKNSKK is encoded by the coding sequence ATGATGCAAGTAGGCCGAGTATGTTTAAAAATAGCTGGAAGAGATGCAAATCTTCAATGTGTAGTAGTAGACACATTAAATGAAAATTATGTGTTAATTGATGGTCAAACCAGAAGAAAAAAGTGCAATATTAAACATTTAGAACCATTAAACAAAACTCTAAATATCAAGAAAAAAGCTTCTCACTCTGATGTTATAAAAGCTTTTAAAGATTTAAAAATTGAAATTCTTGAAAAGAAAACTAAATCTGAAAAAACAGTTAAACCTTCTAAAAAACGTAAATCTTTAATTAAAAATTCTAAAAAATAG
- the rpsE gene encoding 30S ribosomal protein S5, producing MEIEAEAISSEEIAKENSLVEGVKDKPGIIKSPKIITPESKFAWKPKTLIGKQVVSGEITDLNKLLSEGKRLLEAEIVDILLPNMQTDLLLIGQAKGKFGGGQRRVFKTTQKKTKEGNKPKFAAFGVVGNEDGIVGIGYGKSKETVPAREKAFRMAKLNIMKIKRGCGSWACNCGEPHSIPFKVIGKCGSSVIKIMPAPKGIGLKIEKECAKILKLAGIKDVWSKTYGMTKTKINLVKACDAALKKLTETKIQINHIEQLGIISGPIQSNVIDKEFTKSIKSPEAEE from the coding sequence ATGGAAATTGAAGCAGAAGCAATTTCATCTGAAGAAATTGCAAAAGAAAATTCTTTAGTGGAAGGTGTAAAAGATAAACCTGGTATTATCAAGTCTCCAAAAATTATAACACCAGAAAGTAAATTTGCATGGAAACCAAAAACATTAATTGGAAAACAGGTAGTTTCTGGCGAGATAACGGACTTAAATAAATTATTAAGTGAAGGTAAAAGATTATTAGAAGCTGAAATTGTGGATATATTATTGCCAAATATGCAAACAGATTTATTATTAATTGGCCAGGCAAAGGGAAAATTTGGTGGGGGACAAAGGCGTGTATTTAAGACAACACAAAAGAAAACAAAAGAAGGCAATAAACCTAAATTTGCAGCATTCGGAGTTGTTGGCAACGAAGATGGCATAGTTGGAATTGGATATGGTAAAAGCAAAGAAACAGTCCCTGCGCGTGAAAAAGCATTTAGGATGGCAAAATTAAATATCATGAAAATTAAGAGGGGTTGCGGTTCATGGGCATGCAACTGCGGAGAACCTCACTCCATTCCTTTCAAAGTTATAGGGAAATGCGGTTCATCTGTCATTAAGATCATGCCCGCGCCTAAAGGAATTGGATTAAAAATTGAAAAAGAATGCGCAAAAATATTAAAATTAGCAGGTATTAAAGATGTTTGGTCAAAAACATATGGCATGACCAAAACTAAGATTAATTTAGTTAAGGCATGTGATGCTGCATTAAAAAAATTAACAGAAACAAAAATTCAAATTAATCACATTGAACAATTAGGCATCATAAGCGGACCAATTCAATCTAACGTAATTGATAAAGAATTTACAAAATCAATCAAATCTCCAGAGGCAGAAGAATGA
- a CDS encoding DUF106 domain-containing protein, whose translation MVLFQSFIKILDPVFNPLLALPSLWTIIIISVLVALLMTLIYKLATDQNLMKEIKTEMKELQAEVKKFSHDPGKAMEIQKRMMEKNMDYMMHSMKPTLFTFIPIILIFGWLSMHLAYEPIIPNSDFTTTIEFKEGVTGQIELLTPDTLKVISGRIVDIENGKAIWTVKGPEGEYDLTYKYQDRNYIKPVIITAKQRYIEPVKEIGDEYISRISVNNQPLQPLNLFGWKLGWLGTYIIVSIIASIIFRKVMKIH comes from the coding sequence ATGGTATTATTTCAATCATTTATCAAGATTCTTGATCCAGTATTCAATCCGTTGCTTGCATTACCAAGTCTATGGACTATTATTATTATTTCAGTTTTAGTGGCTTTACTTATGACGCTTATCTATAAGCTTGCAACTGACCAAAATTTGATGAAAGAAATTAAAACTGAAATGAAAGAACTGCAGGCTGAAGTAAAAAAGTTCTCTCACGATCCGGGGAAAGCCATGGAAATCCAAAAACGCATGATGGAAAAAAATATGGATTACATGATGCATTCCATGAAACCAACTTTATTTACTTTTATCCCGATAATCCTAATATTTGGTTGGCTTAGTATGCATCTTGCATATGAACCCATCATTCCAAACTCTGATTTTACAACGACTATTGAATTTAAAGAAGGAGTAACTGGTCAAATCGAATTACTTACACCCGACACATTAAAAGTTATCAGTGGAAGAATTGTTGACATTGAAAATGGTAAAGCTATATGGACAGTTAAAGGACCGGAAGGTGAATATGATCTTACCTATAAATATCAAGACCGGAATTATATAAAACCAGTTATAATTACTGCAAAACAACGTTATATCGAACCTGTAAAAGAAATTGGCGATGAATATATCTCCCGTATTTCCGTTAATAATCAACCATTACAGCCACTTAATTTATTTGGTTGGAAACTTGGCTGGTTAGGCACTTATATTATCGTTTCTATTATTGCCAGCATAATATTTAGAAAAGTTATGAAAATCCATTAA